ATTCAGATTTATGTTATCTAAAATAGTAATCATACGTCATTTTAATTAATACTATTGAGCTGCCCCTTCACCTGCTAAGGGACGAAAGAGTTTTTTTCCTGCTCCACAAATTGGACATTTCCAATCTTCAGGTAAATCTTCAAACTTAATGTTTTTAGGTATTTTTCCTTTTTTATCGCCTTTGTCGGGATTATAAATATAACCGCAATTTACTGTTTGACATTGCCACATATCTTCGGGTTGAGCCATATTATTTGTCCTTTCTATTTTTTTTGAATAAAAATTTTAAATTATCAAATTGCAATCCAATCAAAGTCTATGCTCCTGATAGGACTATTTAACCGCTACATTCCCCATATTGTTATGGTGTTTTATTTTTACTCTCCATCTTCATTATCTAATACATTACCATGTAGAATAAGGCCTATAGGAAGCGTTTCTCCAAATATAGAATTTTCTTCTTGTTTTTCTAATGGCACAACTTCTTTAATTAGTTTTATAAATGAAAGCCCTATTTTTTCTTGTTCCATCCATTTTAATATTTTATCAACATTGGATGTAGCAATATCTCTTACTCTATCGCCTGTTTTTCTTCCCATCTGGCAAATAACAGAAGCTATGGGCTTTGGATTAGGAAAGTTTTGAGATAAAAGCGTATCAATCCATTTACTTACCTCATTAGGAGGAATGACTCTATCAACCGATCCATACAAAAGTTCTCTAGCTCCAATCCTTGAAAGACACCATAATTGCTGATTTTTAAATTTTTTAGGATTAATAGTAGCAAGAAGTGCATTTCCAAGTTTTATTTTGTCTTTTACCAGTAATTTTTCCATATTTGCCATTGTCATCCAAATTTCAAGATTTTCTTGAGGCGATATTTTGGGGCCTCTTTTAGAAAAAATATAAGGAGTAATATCTTGCAGAAATTGTTTTTGTTGTCCAGCCTTAAGGCCTGCTGCTATTCTTCTCCACATTATCCACCATTCAGATCTTGTTTGTTGATTATTCGTAAAGAAAGGGCCTTGTTTATATAGTTTCCAAATATTTTTTATTCTATGCTCATCAAGTCCGTCTCCGATACCTGGTCTTTGACAAAATCCCAATAGATTAAGCCATCTGCTTTCATGCATAGGAGAAACTTTTCTAAATTCTATTAAATTTATCAGTTCATCTGAAATGGTTCTTATAAATCTTAAAGGCCATTTTTCCCTTGGGCTTTCTACAATGGATGTAATTGTTTTATTAAGATTTTCGAGTATAGTCGTATCATTTTTATCAGAAAAACCTTCTCGGATATTAGCGATAACATTGTCAATTATTGTTTGTTCAAATGTTTGACTCTCATCAACATTTGCAATGGATAAAATATCTCCCATATCCCTTAATTGAAACTGAAGCTTCCACCGATGGTCGCTTATTAAAGATTTGCACCAAACTCCAAGGGTTCCAACTTCGGAAAATTCAGCCATTATTAACACTGGAATATTTGTTTTAGCATCTTTTTTACCGAATTTTATGACTGTCTGGATAGGTGGTAAAGGACTTAAAGAATCATCAACAGGAATTATATCCCCTGATTTATCTCCAAACCTAAAACTTGAGCTATACATATCAAAACTTACAGGCTGGTTTGCAATAACTTCAAATTTTTTATTTTTAAGTTCGATGGTTGAGCCTTCTTCAAGGCCTCTTTCAACTATACATATAGAATCTTTTTTTTCAGTCTCATCATCACCTTTTTTTGAAATGCCAAGGTAATAAGCTCTTGCACTTCCGCAGCCGACTCTTACGCCTAAGCCTGTTTTTACTAAGCCATAATAAGATGCTCCTAATGCAACCGCAAGGTCAGGCTCAGGGTTTTCAAGAATGTTAGGGATTTTTGCGTTTTCATCTTTAAACCAATTGCTGATAGAAGATATTATTCTTTCTTGAAGTATATCTGTTTTTAAGGCTCCTCCATTGAATAAAACAAGGTCTGGAGCGGGCGATTTATTTAAAAAATTTTTTACATCTTCTCTATGTTGTTCTAAAAACCAGCCAATATGAAGTGTTATTGCTGCTTCTTTTTCATAAGGAAGGCCAAATTCAGTTATTCCTTTTTTTATATCTTTTTTTGATTTTGGAGTTTTATCCGTTATGGGAAAAAAACCTTCAAGTATAATCTTTTGGAGTTCTTCTTTGCTAAGATCTGTCGATATGGTTCCAGCTATTAATTTTGAGCCATGCCCCATCAAAGTTATTTTTTCTTTTTGGGAAAATCCGTTTAAAATATTTTCTTTTGACCGCCTGCATTGATGACATAAAGAACGCCATCTATCAGAAGTAAAGGATGAAGCTTTTTTTGAAAAGCGTAGTTCCATTTGCCTTGCAATAGAAAGATCCATGTTATCTCCACCAAGTATTAGATGGTCTCCTACTGCAATTCTTTCAAATCTTGGACTTTTATCGGTTTCTGTTAATGTAATGAGAGTAAAGTCAGTTGTTCCTCCCCCTACATCGCAAACTAAAATAAGGTCATTAGTTTTTACAAATTCGTTCCAGTGATGCTCATGCCTTATGAGCCAGCTATAAAAAGCGGCGAGGGGTTCTTCAAGCAGAGTAATATCTTGATAACCAGCATTTTTTGCTGCAAGAAGGGTTAAATCTCTTGCAACTTCATCAAACGAAGCTGGAACTGTAATTATAACTATTTGGTTTTCAAGAAAAAGTTCTTCATCATCGCCTTTGCTTTTATTCCATGCATTTTTTATATGTTTTAAATAAGAGGAAGTCGCTTCAATAGGAGAAATTTTTTTTACTTCATCTGAAGCTCCCCATGGAAGAATTTTTGCATTTCTATCCACATTTTTATGGCATAACCAACTCTTAGCGGATGAAACAAGCCTGCTTGGTACTTTGGTTCCATGATCCCTTGCTAACACTCCTGCAAAATTATCCGTATCAGAAATCCAAGGCATTTGTATTGCATCTTTTGATATATCATATTCTCCAGGGATATATAAAAATGACGGTAATGTTGGAATTGAAGAAATTTCCCCCAGTCCTGTGAGTTGAGGAACATTGAATATTTTTATTTGCTTTTTTTTATCTTGGGGGACTTGCAAATCAACGTAAGATACAGCGCAGTTTGTCGTTCCAAGATCAATTCCTATAATAAATTTTTTATCACTAATCGTTTCCACTTTCTTTTTTCTCCCGTACGTTAAATTCAAGCTTCCATTTTTTCCCGTCGATTTTGGATACGCACCAAAATTCAATAGTTCCTACTTCAGTAACTTTAATCTCAATATTGACAGGTATAATGCTTCCATTTTCTCCGTCAAGGGTTGCATCAATTGTTGTAATTTCTTTTATTTCGTCATCCCAATCTTCTATAAATGTTCCTACTTTATCGTCAAGCCTTATTGAAGAACCAAAAAAATCGAATTTAACAGGTTCTCCGACAACAAGAGCAAATTCTTGGTCTTTGAAGATCGAGTCAGAGCCTTCTTCCATTCCGAAAGGAGCAACACAAAGAGCTTTTGTTGGATTTTCCATTCCTGGAACAGCAGGAACAGAAGCTTCAACTCCAATATAATAAGTTTTACTCAAACCGCTTCTTATTCTGACACCCTTTCCTTTTCTTGCGAGACCGTAATAGGCAGCTCCTCGAGCTACAGCCATGTCAAAATCATTAACTTTGAGTTCCTTTATTAAAGTTTTTTCATCTTTTGGTTTCCAGGAATTTAAAACTTCTAAAATTCTTTCCCTTATAGTTTTTGCCTTCATAATTCCGCCATTAAACAAAACAACAGTAGGTATTCTTATTTTTTCAGTATCTTTTTCTTTATGGGAAAGGAATTGCGCCATATGTTTTGTTACTGAAGGATCAGATTCATAGGAAAGACCAAATTCTTTTATACCTGATTTATGCTTTTTTACAGGTCTTTCTGAGCTTTCAGAAACTGTAAAGAAACCATCTAAAATTATTTTTTCAATATATTTATATGATAAATCAGTCTTTATTGTGCCGCTTATAAGCCCACTACCTCTTCCAAGTATAGTTACTGGGTATGAAGCATTTTTTCCTTTTGAAAAAATAAGTTCCTTTGCATTTCTGCAACTATGCCATAATCCCCTCATTTGCCAAGAATCAAGCTTTTTACCTTTTTCTTGAATCTGTTTAGCTATAGAATAGGCAAGTGCAAGATCCATATTTTCTCCGCCAATGAGAAGATGATTGCCAACTGCGATCCTTTCAAGAGTAAGCTCTCCATTATCTTCTGAGACTTCAATAAGAGTAAAATCAGTAGTTCCTCCTCCAATATCGCATACAAATATTAAATCTCCTTTTTTTACTTTTTCGCGCCATGCATCACCCATTGAAGCAATCCAAGCGTAAAATGCAGCTTGAGGCTCCTCAATTAAAGTTACATGGAGCAGCCCAGCCATTTCAGCTGATTTAACTGTTAATTCCCTAGCAACTGCATCAAATGAAGCAGGCACTGTAAGAAAAATTTCTTGATTTTCCATTTTAAGATTATCATCGTTTTTCGCAATTGTATAATTCCATGAATCTTTTAAATGGCGTAAAATCACAGAACTTGCCTCTATAGGAGATAATTTTGATTCTTCGTCAGCTCCTTCCCATGGCAGAATTTTTTTATTTCTATCAACCATTGTATTGCAAAGCCATGATTTGGAAGATGATATCAGCTTTTGAGGAAGTTCAGAACCTCTGTCCTTTGCATATTCTCCTATTGCTATTTTATTATTTTCATCCCATGGCAGACTAAGGGATTTTTCAGAAACATCGTGTTTTCCAGGAACATAAATAAAAGAGGGTAGCATATTTCTTTTTTCAATAACCCCAGAACCAACGAGTTGTGGAATTTCAAGTACTTTTATTTTAGGCTTTACGCCTTTTTCTATTGTTGTTTCAGTATAAGCAATAATGCTGTTAGTTGTTCCTAAATCTATGCCTATTATGTAAATTGGTTCAGACACAACATACTCCTTTGTTATATTTTAGTTAAGATAGTCCAATTTTGTTGACTGTAAGATTATTACTTTTAAAGACATTTAATTCAATTAGTCAAGTTAATTTATTCAGAATGGGAATGTGAGTAGAAAGTTGTGAGCAATGCTTCGAGTAGTTTTTTTTGTGAAAGCATCTGTATTTTTATAATATAAAAAATGACATATCATTTCTAATTTAGAGTATTAAAATATCAATACCCTTTTATTTTTAGCCTTAATAACCTGAATAATATGTCATTTTATTATAATAAACTTTATTATCGAGTTTTAGGTGGAGGAATAAACCTCCTAACAATCAGGTCAAATAACATTCTAAAAGTTGGGTTTAGGATAAATTGCGCTATAAATCCTGAATAATTTTCTGCCATTTTATTTAATTTAGATTTAATCTCTTGGTATTCTGCTATTTTCCCATTAAAGATAATTGTGTTTATTTTGCTTACAGCTTTAATATTTTCGAGAGGATTTTGATCGAGAATCAGCATATCTGCGAGCATTCCTTGCTTTATCATACCTAAATCATTATTTGCTCTCATTACTTTTGCTGGTAGAACTGTTGCGCTGGATAGAGCTTCATAGGGGCTAAAATTAGCATAAGTGACTAACCAGTTTAATTCATCAAGGAGGCTAAACCCAGGAATGCCAAATCCCATAGGCGTATCTGTGCCAGCTAAAATGGTTCCACCTGCTTCTTTTAAGTATCGAGTATAGCGGCCTGATATATTTATAACATTCCTTTGAGCGGCAAAATCATTGTCATTCCATTGATTAAATGCTGGAAATTTGAGGCTCCAAATAAGATCAGGAAAAATAGATGGGAGATAATCGAGTCGTTTATCAATTTTTAGATCTGGCAAGTTTGTATATCCCATACCTCTGGCAACGTTAAATGTCGGAACATTGATAATGCCTTTTTTGCTCATATTCATAGCAAGCTCTTGCATTTCTTTGTCTTTATCTTTTAATTGATTCCAATAATGGCCTTGAAGTCGAATATTTTTATTAAAATTTGTATCTTTGATTGAAAGTAATGTTTCTGGAACTCCTAAATTATGTTCAAATTCATGCATACCTATTTCTGCAGCTTGATACATATCCAATGCTAATGGGATATGGCCAGCTATATGGATGTTTTTAGGTTTAGCTGATTTAACGATTAATTTTAAAATTTCAGGGGGCATATAGCTGTATATTTTTAAAGCATTAATGCCATAATCAAATAATTCATCGACATATCTGCTAACTTCTTTTTCATTTTTAGGTAATATTGCCCAACCAAATACTCCAGGAGGACCATCAAAAAATCCAGCGACTGGGAAAATTCTAGGGCCAAGAAAAGATTCATCATGTATATTTCCTGAGCCTAATTCCCTCCATTTTTTTTGGGGAGTTGCCATATCCCTGACGGCTGTGACACCAGCAGCCATATATAAAGGAGCCATCCATGGATACATAAAGTTAACTATATGGCAGTGGCTATCGATCAACGCTGGTATAAGGTATTTACCTTTTCCATTAATCTTTTGTCCGAGTATGCCTTGTTCAGAACCAGACGGATGAATATCTACAATACGATTTCCTTTAATCATGACATCAGCTAACATAGGTTTTTTTTCTTTAACCATATCAATTACATTAATATTCTGGATTGTAAAGCCATCCTTATTTTCTTTGAAAACTATTCGTTGTGGCTTAAATAATGAATATCCCGGAATAAAATTTAATAAAGGGGGGGCAATGCTACGAATTAAATTAATCATGTTATTTTTCATTTTTTGAGGTATTCTCCCATAATTCGGTTTTGTAATGTAAATCATCAACCAATAGGAATTGTTAAATTTATCAACTTTCCATCATATATTTTGATCTTTAGCTTATCTATATGTTATAAGTTTTTCTTCATTATCTATTTCTAAATGATTGAAATCATTAAATCCGAAAAGAATCAAACGATTATCTCTAAATTTAAATCGTGTTATTGAAGTATTTACAATCTGCCAAGATAACATCAAAGTGTCATTGTTTGAAAGATTTAGGGATTTTTGGATAGTTGCTGATATTGCGCCTCCTGAAGTAAAGACAGCAATTTTTTTATCTCTTCCTTCGCTGAGCATAATAGTTTTAATTCCTTTATAAACTCTATCAGAAAAGGTTTCCCAGCTTTCTAAGTCCG
This genomic window from Desulfobacterales bacterium contains:
- a CDS encoding Hsp70 family protein; amino-acid sequence: MSEPIYIIGIDLGTTNSIIAYTETTIEKGVKPKIKVLEIPQLVGSGVIEKRNMLPSFIYVPGKHDVSEKSLSLPWDENNKIAIGEYAKDRGSELPQKLISSSKSWLCNTMVDRNKKILPWEGADEESKLSPIEASSVILRHLKDSWNYTIAKNDDNLKMENQEIFLTVPASFDAVARELTVKSAEMAGLLHVTLIEEPQAAFYAWIASMGDAWREKVKKGDLIFVCDIGGGTTDFTLIEVSEDNGELTLERIAVGNHLLIGGENMDLALAYSIAKQIQEKGKKLDSWQMRGLWHSCRNAKELIFSKGKNASYPVTILGRGSGLISGTIKTDLSYKYIEKIILDGFFTVSESSERPVKKHKSGIKEFGLSYESDPSVTKHMAQFLSHKEKDTEKIRIPTVVLFNGGIMKAKTIRERILEVLNSWKPKDEKTLIKELKVNDFDMAVARGAAYYGLARKGKGVRIRSGLSKTYYIGVEASVPAVPGMENPTKALCVAPFGMEEGSDSIFKDQEFALVVGEPVKFDFFGSSIRLDDKVGTFIEDWDDEIKEITTIDATLDGENGSIIPVNIEIKVTEVGTIEFWCVSKIDGKKWKLEFNVREKKESGND
- a CDS encoding rubredoxin — protein: MAQPEDMWQCQTVNCGYIYNPDKGDKKGKIPKNIKFEDLPEDWKCPICGAGKKLFRPLAGEGAAQ
- a CDS encoding amidohydrolase family protein encodes the protein MKNNMINLIRSIAPPLLNFIPGYSLFKPQRIVFKENKDGFTIQNINVIDMVKEKKPMLADVMIKGNRIVDIHPSGSEQGILGQKINGKGKYLIPALIDSHCHIVNFMYPWMAPLYMAAGVTAVRDMATPQKKWRELGSGNIHDESFLGPRIFPVAGFFDGPPGVFGWAILPKNEKEVSRYVDELFDYGINALKIYSYMPPEILKLIVKSAKPKNIHIAGHIPLALDMYQAAEIGMHEFEHNLGVPETLLSIKDTNFNKNIRLQGHYWNQLKDKDKEMQELAMNMSKKGIINVPTFNVARGMGYTNLPDLKIDKRLDYLPSIFPDLIWSLKFPAFNQWNDNDFAAQRNVINISGRYTRYLKEAGGTILAGTDTPMGFGIPGFSLLDELNWLVTYANFSPYEALSSATVLPAKVMRANNDLGMIKQGMLADMLILDQNPLENIKAVSKINTIIFNGKIAEYQEIKSKLNKMAENYSGFIAQFILNPTFRMLFDLIVRRFIPPPKTR
- a CDS encoding hsp70 family protein — its product is MSDKKFIIGIDLGTTNCAVSYVDLQVPQDKKKQIKIFNVPQLTGLGEISSIPTLPSFLYIPGEYDISKDAIQMPWISDTDNFAGVLARDHGTKVPSRLVSSAKSWLCHKNVDRNAKILPWGASDEVKKISPIEATSSYLKHIKNAWNKSKGDDEELFLENQIVIITVPASFDEVARDLTLLAAKNAGYQDITLLEEPLAAFYSWLIRHEHHWNEFVKTNDLILVCDVGGGTTDFTLITLTETDKSPRFERIAVGDHLILGGDNMDLSIARQMELRFSKKASSFTSDRWRSLCHQCRRSKENILNGFSQKEKITLMGHGSKLIAGTISTDLSKEELQKIILEGFFPITDKTPKSKKDIKKGITEFGLPYEKEAAITLHIGWFLEQHREDVKNFLNKSPAPDLVLFNGGALKTDILQERIISSISNWFKDENAKIPNILENPEPDLAVALGASYYGLVKTGLGVRVGCGSARAYYLGISKKGDDETEKKDSICIVERGLEEGSTIELKNKKFEVIANQPVSFDMYSSSFRFGDKSGDIIPVDDSLSPLPPIQTVIKFGKKDAKTNIPVLIMAEFSEVGTLGVWCKSLISDHRWKLQFQLRDMGDILSIANVDESQTFEQTIIDNVIANIREGFSDKNDTTILENLNKTITSIVESPREKWPLRFIRTISDELINLIEFRKVSPMHESRWLNLLGFCQRPGIGDGLDEHRIKNIWKLYKQGPFFTNNQQTRSEWWIMWRRIAAGLKAGQQKQFLQDITPYIFSKRGPKISPQENLEIWMTMANMEKLLVKDKIKLGNALLATINPKKFKNQQLWCLSRIGARELLYGSVDRVIPPNEVSKWIDTLLSQNFPNPKPIASVICQMGRKTGDRVRDIATSNVDKILKWMEQEKIGLSFIKLIKEVVPLEKQEENSIFGETLPIGLILHGNVLDNEDGE